A genomic window from Prosthecobacter sp. SYSU 5D2 includes:
- a CDS encoding PAS domain S-box protein has protein sequence MPNPIQENPQPPVTEPSVETVTETLRKEVLLKTGALQNAIFNSANFSCIATDELGVIQIFNVGAERMLGYGAAEVVNMITPADISDPQEVITRAEVLTAELGTAITPGFQALVFKASRGIEDIYEMTYIRKDGSRFPAVVSVTALRSEEGEIIGYLLIGTDNTARKEIEADKRKLDQRLRDQQFYTRSLIESNIDALMTTDPAGVITDVNKQMEALTGCTRDELIGAPFKNNFTDPRRAEAGIKLVLSEKKVTNYELTARARDGKETVVSYNAATFYDRDRKLQGVFAAARDVTELKRFEQSLQKASQMKSEFLASMSHELRTPLNGIIGFAEFLVDGKPGPLNAKQKEYLGDILNSGQHLLHLINDVLDLAKVEAGKMELNPECFQPQNAIDQVCAVVKPSAQKKRMQVKVSVSAEVGMVMLDQQKFKQVLYNLVSNAIKFTDDGGLVQITVMPCANDRFTLAVTDNGIGIQPEDIKRLFQEFEQLDSGAARRYEGSGLGLALTRKIVELQDGHIGLESEPGKGSTFTVTLPVTTHAMNP, from the coding sequence ATGCCAAACCCCATTCAAGAGAACCCGCAGCCCCCTGTGACTGAACCGTCGGTTGAGACGGTGACTGAGACCCTGCGCAAGGAGGTCCTGTTGAAAACCGGAGCGCTGCAAAACGCGATTTTCAACAGCGCGAACTTTTCCTGCATCGCTACGGATGAACTGGGGGTGATCCAGATCTTCAATGTGGGGGCGGAGCGGATGCTGGGGTATGGCGCGGCGGAGGTGGTGAACATGATCACACCGGCGGACATCTCGGACCCGCAGGAGGTCATCACCCGGGCGGAGGTCCTGACGGCGGAGCTGGGTACAGCGATCACACCGGGCTTTCAGGCGCTGGTATTCAAAGCATCCCGCGGGATCGAGGACATCTATGAGATGACTTACATCCGCAAGGATGGCAGCCGGTTTCCGGCAGTGGTGTCCGTGACGGCGCTACGGTCTGAGGAGGGGGAAATCATCGGTTATCTGCTGATTGGCACGGACAATACGGCACGCAAGGAGATCGAGGCGGACAAGAGGAAGCTGGACCAGCGGCTCCGCGACCAGCAGTTCTACACACGGTCCCTCATCGAATCCAACATTGATGCGCTGATGACCACGGACCCGGCAGGCGTGATCACGGATGTGAACAAGCAAATGGAAGCGCTGACCGGTTGCACGCGGGATGAGCTGATCGGCGCCCCTTTTAAAAACAACTTCACGGACCCCCGGCGTGCGGAGGCGGGCATCAAGCTGGTGCTCAGTGAGAAGAAGGTGACGAACTATGAGCTGACGGCGCGGGCGCGCGACGGCAAGGAAACGGTGGTCTCCTACAATGCGGCGACTTTTTATGACCGGGACCGGAAGCTGCAGGGGGTCTTCGCGGCGGCGCGTGATGTGACGGAGCTGAAGCGCTTTGAGCAGTCGCTGCAAAAGGCCAGCCAGATGAAGAGCGAGTTCCTGGCCAGCATGTCCCATGAGCTGCGGACGCCGCTGAACGGCATCATCGGGTTTGCGGAGTTCCTGGTGGACGGCAAGCCGGGGCCGCTGAATGCGAAGCAGAAGGAGTATCTGGGGGACATCCTCAACAGCGGGCAGCACCTGCTGCACCTGATCAATGATGTGCTGGACCTGGCGAAGGTGGAGGCAGGGAAGATGGAGCTGAACCCGGAATGCTTCCAGCCGCAGAATGCGATTGACCAGGTCTGCGCGGTGGTGAAGCCGAGCGCGCAGAAGAAGCGGATGCAGGTGAAGGTGTCCGTCTCCGCCGAGGTGGGGATGGTGATGCTGGACCAGCAGAAGTTCAAGCAGGTGCTCTACAACCTGGTGTCCAATGCCATCAAGTTTACGGATGATGGCGGCCTGGTGCAGATCACGGTGATGCCATGCGCAAATGACCGTTTCACCTTGGCGGTGACGGACAACGGCATCGGCATCCAGCCGGAGGACATCAAGCGCCTGTTCCAGGAATTTGAGCAGCTGGATTCCGGCGCGGCGCGGCGGTATGAGGGCTCGGGACTGGGCCTGGCACTGACGCGGAAGATTGTGGAACTGCAAGACGGGCACATTGGGCTGGAGAGCGAGCCGGGCAAGGGAAGCACTTTTACCGTGACGCTGCCGGTCACCACCCACGCAATGAACCCATGA
- a CDS encoding response regulator, whose protein sequence is MMKKPCLLVVDDHPTNLKLVSDLLEFEDYEVLRAVDAETAQEMIRLTVPDLVLMDLALPGMDGLTLTRLLKADPATRHIIIVALTAYAMKGDEAKAREAGCDGYITKPIDTRSICAQVAGYLKKGQTAHSPQTL, encoded by the coding sequence ATGATGAAAAAACCCTGCCTGCTGGTGGTGGATGACCACCCGACGAACCTGAAACTGGTGTCCGATCTCCTGGAATTTGAAGATTATGAGGTGCTGCGCGCGGTGGATGCGGAGACGGCCCAGGAGATGATCCGGCTGACGGTGCCGGACCTGGTGCTGATGGACCTGGCGCTGCCGGGCATGGACGGGCTGACACTGACCCGGCTGCTGAAGGCGGACCCGGCGACGCGGCACATCATCATCGTGGCGCTGACCGCCTATGCAATGAAGGGGGATGAGGCGAAGGCGCGCGAGGCGGGCTGCGACGGCTACATCACCAAGCCCATTGATACCCGGTCCATCTGTGCGCAGGTGGCCGGTTATCTCAAAAAAGGACAGACGGCGCACAGCCCACAGACACTATGA
- a CDS encoding response regulator, protein MKILVIEDQPAELKLAQDVLQAAGHEVNGASTADEAYDLIASDRPEVILLDLYMPGTDGLTLVRQLKGAPETADIHIVTMTSYTETFSRTATLAAGSAAYLLKPLNTRTLSDDLQAAVASKQAPPLP, encoded by the coding sequence ATGAAAATACTCGTTATCGAAGACCAGCCGGCGGAGCTGAAACTGGCGCAGGATGTGCTGCAGGCGGCAGGCCATGAGGTGAACGGCGCCAGCACGGCGGATGAGGCCTATGACCTCATCGCCAGTGACCGGCCGGAGGTGATTTTGCTGGACCTGTACATGCCCGGAACAGACGGGCTGACACTGGTGCGGCAACTGAAAGGCGCGCCTGAAACGGCGGACATCCACATCGTGACGATGACATCCTATACGGAGACGTTTTCCAGAACCGCCACCCTGGCGGCGGGATCCGCCGCCTATCTTTTGAAACCGCTGAACACGCGGACGCTTTCTGACGACCTCCAGGCGGCAGTGGCCAGCAAACAGGCCCCTCCCCTGCCCTGA
- a CDS encoding response regulator has translation MHILIVDDNLTNLKLLRVTLEGEGVTVIEATNGIEALKTLAVETVDAVITDVLMPLMDGYRLCFELRKIKRLELLPVIIYTASYTSAKDEKLSMDMGATLYLRKPVPPKAIMKALYEVIHTAPLERPKPISPPEELDLMKDYNERLVKKLETTHAELTHLLAHSPAVMYKLRNDGGGLSPCVVSENIERLLGVRLEETRRPGWWQESLCEEDRERVLEGLAQGLHAGGCTLEYRLLHQDGSYRWVEDNNRVVRAEAGQPTEVVGVWSDITKRRQAEGALKESEGRYRETAGRLSALLDSSLDMICTLDREGCFLQVNAACLPMLGYTPQELLGTLYIAKVHEADQMRTLEEAAAVIEGRISRNFENRYVRKDEELATLEWSAQWSEVDQVMSCVARDITLHKKLEQQFLRAQRMESIGTLAGGIAHDLNNVLSPIMMSIDLLKMGETDPQRLGILRTIEGSTKRGADMVGQVLSFARGMEGQQVEVQLRPLLEEVEKIANETFLKHIEVVVNSQEDLWTVQGDPTQLHQVLINLCVNARDAMPDGGTLTLTAGNLELDAHYAAMNLEAQVGPHVVLQVEDTGGGMTPGVQERVFEPFYTTKELGKGTGLGLSTTLAIIKSHGGFVRVYSEKGKGTRFDIYLPAQTRSGDEPAGVRTEALPRGNGELVLLVDDEAAVRQITRQTLEAFGYRVLLAADGAEATAYFAMRNAEIAVVLTDMMMPVMDGPTMIPVLMRINPEVRIIAASGLNANGMVARAANAGVKHFIPKPYTAETLLKTLRTVLA, from the coding sequence ATGCACATCCTCATTGTTGATGACAATCTGACCAACCTGAAACTGCTGCGCGTGACGCTGGAGGGGGAAGGAGTGACGGTCATAGAGGCCACCAATGGGATTGAGGCACTGAAGACGCTGGCCGTAGAAACGGTGGATGCAGTCATCACCGACGTGCTGATGCCCCTGATGGACGGCTACCGCCTGTGCTTCGAGCTGCGCAAGATCAAGCGGCTGGAGCTGCTGCCGGTGATCATCTACACGGCCAGCTACACCTCTGCCAAGGACGAGAAGCTGTCCATGGACATGGGCGCGACCTTGTATCTGAGGAAACCGGTGCCGCCAAAGGCCATCATGAAGGCGCTGTACGAAGTGATCCACACGGCGCCTCTGGAGCGGCCGAAACCCATCAGCCCCCCGGAGGAGCTGGACCTGATGAAGGACTACAATGAGCGGCTGGTGAAGAAGCTGGAGACGACGCATGCGGAGCTGACCCACCTGCTGGCGCACAGCCCGGCGGTGATGTACAAACTGCGAAATGACGGCGGCGGCTTAAGCCCCTGCGTGGTGAGTGAAAACATCGAGCGGCTGCTGGGGGTGAGGCTGGAGGAGACACGGCGGCCTGGCTGGTGGCAGGAGAGCCTCTGCGAAGAAGACCGTGAACGGGTGCTGGAGGGCCTGGCGCAGGGGCTGCACGCTGGCGGCTGCACGCTGGAATACCGGCTACTGCACCAGGACGGGAGCTACCGCTGGGTGGAGGACAACAACCGGGTGGTGCGGGCGGAGGCGGGGCAGCCGACGGAGGTGGTGGGGGTCTGGTCCGACATCACCAAACGCCGGCAGGCGGAGGGGGCGCTGAAAGAGAGCGAGGGCCGGTACCGCGAGACGGCGGGACGGCTTTCCGCGCTGCTGGACTCCTCCCTGGACATGATCTGCACACTGGACCGGGAGGGGTGTTTTTTACAGGTGAATGCGGCCTGCCTGCCCATGCTGGGCTACACTCCGCAGGAGTTGCTGGGCACGCTGTACATTGCCAAAGTTCATGAGGCGGACCAGATGAGGACGCTGGAGGAGGCGGCAGCTGTCATCGAAGGCCGGATCAGCCGGAACTTTGAGAACCGCTACGTGCGGAAGGACGAAGAGCTGGCCACGCTGGAATGGTCCGCCCAGTGGTCCGAGGTTGACCAGGTGATGTCCTGCGTGGCCCGTGACATCACCCTGCACAAGAAGCTGGAGCAGCAGTTTTTACGCGCGCAGCGGATGGAGAGCATCGGCACGCTGGCGGGGGGAATCGCGCATGATCTTAACAATGTGCTGTCGCCCATCATGATGTCCATTGACCTGCTGAAGATGGGGGAAACGGACCCGCAGCGGCTGGGCATCCTCAGAACCATCGAGGGAAGCACGAAACGCGGCGCGGACATGGTGGGGCAGGTGCTGTCCTTCGCCCGGGGCATGGAGGGGCAGCAGGTGGAGGTGCAACTGCGCCCCCTGCTGGAGGAGGTGGAAAAGATCGCCAATGAGACTTTTTTAAAGCACATCGAGGTGGTGGTGAATTCCCAGGAAGATCTGTGGACGGTGCAGGGAGATCCGACGCAGCTCCACCAGGTGCTCATCAACCTGTGTGTGAATGCGCGGGATGCGATGCCGGACGGCGGAACGCTGACCCTGACCGCCGGCAACCTGGAGCTGGATGCGCACTATGCGGCAATGAACCTGGAGGCCCAGGTGGGCCCGCATGTGGTGCTGCAGGTGGAGGACACAGGCGGCGGCATGACACCAGGTGTGCAGGAGCGGGTCTTTGAGCCCTTTTACACCACCAAGGAACTGGGCAAGGGAACGGGGCTGGGACTGTCCACCACGCTGGCCATCATCAAGAGCCATGGCGGTTTTGTGCGCGTGTACAGTGAGAAGGGCAAGGGCACCCGGTTTGACATCTATCTGCCGGCCCAGACCCGGAGCGGTGATGAACCGGCCGGGGTCCGGACGGAGGCGCTGCCGAGGGGAAACGGAGAGCTGGTCCTGCTGGTGGATGATGAGGCGGCGGTGCGCCAGATCACCCGGCAGACGCTGGAGGCCTTTGGCTACCGGGTGCTGCTGGCGGCAGACGGAGCCGAGGCGACGGCCTATTTCGCCATGCGCAACGCGGAGATCGCGGTGGTGCTGACGGACATGATGATGCCGGTCATGGACGGGCCGACCATGATCCCGGTGCTGATGCGCATCAACCCGGAGGTGCGCATCATTGCCGCCAGCGGGCTGAATGCCAACGGCATGGTGGCCAGGGCGGCGAATGCCGGAGTGAAGCACTTCATCCCGAAACCGTACACGGCGGAGACGTTGCTGAAGACGCTGAGGACCGTGCTGGCGTGA
- a CDS encoding alpha/beta hydrolase has translation MPDHTLRLSSGRTLGYAEHGDPAGVPCFYFHGWPSARVQGALMDEAGKKHGLRIISPDRPGIGLSDLHVGRELKDWPALLEELAAHVGAEKFHVIGWSGGGPYVLVTAKTMPERLLSATIMCGAPPLTFLGYEHMFWLYRLMIRIRHAFPTILGLLLRVGEQVSKGKPDRAPLKWLLRMLGPADRAVLARPEIFTVVRAGILEALRRGPKAVIADADIYLSEWGFEVGEIGMLIHFWHGKQDRNIDWRYTEKLSSIMPHVTTRWLEEEGHYSLPITHLDAILKQALGR, from the coding sequence ATGCCAGACCATACCCTTCGTTTATCTTCGGGCCGCACGCTCGGCTACGCGGAGCATGGTGATCCGGCCGGGGTGCCCTGTTTTTACTTCCACGGGTGGCCCAGCGCGCGGGTGCAGGGTGCGCTGATGGATGAGGCGGGGAAAAAACATGGCCTGCGGATCATTTCACCTGACCGGCCGGGCATCGGCCTGTCGGACCTGCATGTGGGCCGCGAGCTGAAGGACTGGCCGGCCCTGCTGGAGGAGCTGGCCGCCCACGTGGGCGCGGAGAAGTTCCACGTCATTGGCTGGTCCGGCGGGGGCCCCTATGTGCTGGTGACGGCCAAAACCATGCCGGAGCGCTTGCTCAGCGCCACCATCATGTGCGGAGCGCCGCCTCTGACCTTCCTGGGTTACGAGCACATGTTCTGGCTGTACCGGCTGATGATCCGGATACGCCATGCCTTTCCAACCATCCTCGGCCTGCTCCTGCGCGTCGGCGAGCAGGTATCCAAAGGCAAGCCGGACCGCGCACCGCTCAAGTGGCTGCTCAGGATGCTCGGCCCCGCAGACCGCGCCGTGTTGGCACGCCCGGAAATCTTCACCGTCGTCCGCGCCGGCATCCTCGAGGCACTGCGTCGCGGCCCCAAGGCCGTCATCGCCGATGCAGACATCTACCTTTCCGAGTGGGGTTTTGAAGTAGGTGAAATCGGCATGTTGATCCACTTCTGGCACGGCAAACAGGACCGCAACATTGACTGGCGCTACACAGAAAAACTCTCCAGCATCATGCCCCACGTCACCACCCGCTGGCTGGAGGAAGAGGGCCATTACTCGCTGCCCATCACCCACCTGGATGCGATCCTGAAGCAGGCGCTGGGCAGGTGA
- a CDS encoding YqgE/AlgH family protein — MPTTPDASPLAGNLLLAVPSMRDPNFKRTVIFVAAHNAEDGAFGYVLNRPLEQRVADLLPDQNLGALGQVPVYIGGPVATDKLAFASLHWNRKRSTLRCQTHLSVADAMHELSMGHEVRGFVGYSGWTGGQIEGEIQRKSWIIAPAHKVVLTLEQPTTLWSAVLDEMGPVFRLMANTPERVELN; from the coding sequence ATGCCAACCACCCCTGATGCATCCCCCCTGGCCGGGAACCTGCTGCTGGCTGTACCCTCCATGCGGGACCCGAATTTCAAGCGCACCGTCATCTTTGTGGCGGCGCACAATGCTGAGGACGGAGCCTTTGGCTACGTGCTCAACCGGCCGCTGGAGCAGCGCGTGGCTGACCTGCTGCCGGATCAGAACCTGGGCGCATTGGGCCAGGTGCCGGTTTACATCGGCGGACCGGTGGCCACGGACAAGCTGGCCTTCGCCTCCCTGCATTGGAACCGGAAAAGAAGCACCCTCCGCTGCCAGACCCACCTCTCCGTGGCGGATGCCATGCATGAGCTGAGCATGGGGCACGAGGTGCGCGGTTTCGTCGGTTACTCCGGCTGGACCGGCGGCCAGATTGAGGGGGAGATCCAGCGGAAATCCTGGATCATCGCCCCGGCGCATAAAGTGGTCCTGACCCTGGAGCAGCCCACCACCCTGTGGAGTGCCGTTCTGGACGAGATGGGCCCCGTGTTCCGCCTCATGGCGAATACGCCTGAGCGGGTGGAGCTGAACTGA